gtactgGGCCGTAGTGGCtggggcaaggggggggggtggggtgtgacCAATAAGTTAAGTCGTGCAGGGCTGCGGTCAGGTTTTTCTGGAACGGTAGATAGGGGTGGAGGAGAGAAAGATTGCTAAGAGCAAAACCTGTAAACTGGAGGATGTGGATaacggtttttttttctgtagctTATATATTGGGCGTTATTCTCGATTACTCTCGATCTCATTTTagtaaagaaaacaatacaatTTGCATAAAAACGCTCGATAAATGCCACAATGGTTCACAATGAAAAAAACTCAAGATGGACGAGTCTGGAAATAATTGTATTCATCTTCCTTTAATAATCATCATTCAATGTTATAAAAATTATAAGGATTTGTTGTTACGTTAATAGTCCAATATTTCACAAGTCTAGAGTATATGACGATGATACAATGTTTGGTTATCAAACTAGTTGCTGTTTACGGTCGATGTATTACACTGGACGTATCTTCATTTCAGCGTATTTTATGTTGCTACTACTCCCTGGAAGATCATACCAGAAGATGCTCTTGTAATAGGTACTGCCGGCTGTGTACAGTCCGTTCAggttagcataataataataacaataaataccGTACCACCACGCTCCGTGACAATACTGGGCCAAGTTATAACTAGAGTGACGATCATTGTCGCGGTCTAACGCCGTAAATGTCTGGTTTCTGTGATTCGCCATCCTATCGTTTGCTGTGAAAGGAAAACACAAATACGAGATGAAGTAGACATGGATCTTCATTTTATTACTTGTTTACACGTTTGACTTAAATACTGGATGCATCATTAGGACTTTTTTGGATACCTTGTTGGAGATAATGAACAAGCTATACAATATAGTGTGAAAGAATCCTTCTAAAATCCCTCTTGTTGATAGTTAATTCGTTGTGCTTCAAACAGTACTTGTGGTAATCAGTTGTGTCATTAATGTCTGATTTTCAGTAAATCCCCATTTTTTGATCAATTTGTATTGACTTTGCATACCCCCAAGGTAAGTTATATACGATAGGGTGAAAAATCAAGCAATAGTTTTGtatatgtttttgtttagtGTAAAGtaaaactatgacatcacacttgtattcatcaaattattttattataccaAGTTCCTTACAATTTCAGCTATTAATATATGGATAACTTTTACAATTACTGGAAAATTAATGACAATCCGTGTGTTTCAGTTGTCATTGGtagtttcatgtatatatatatatatatatttatatatatatatatacatacatatatatatatatatatatatatatatatatatatatatatatatatatatatatatatatataaggtttTCGGTTGctgttttattcctttttttcttagtttgttttattttgttttgtgttgtcTTTTGTGCTTACCTAAAGGGTTTTATTGCTATGACTATATGAGAGCAGGGTAGGAAATAGGAGATTTCATACTTTGGAATAACATTCCACTTCCCTATACCTCTACTTCCTGGTTGACACTCAGATTACACGGGAAATGAATTTGACGAAGAATATTCTATGTTTATAATCATATCTTAGAGCgacttttcaaataaatatatattttgtcatCTGTCTATGCAGAGCTTACTACCTTTATTGTTGGAACGCATTCagtaataatagtagtaataatacATGTGGGTTGCACGTTGCCAAATGTCACAATTTTACCAATATGCCAATTGTTTATTACCTTTAAATTTCGTATTGATCTATATTAATCGTATTAATAGAAACACTGCATtattcatatatcatatagcGCTGACGTTTAACTTCCAACTGAGAGTTATACCTCAGAACAGCAGGGAAATGCAAAGAGCAACCACATGGCATATTATATATACGTACCTGTTGTGCTGGAGCTATCGTATTCTCCGAGGCCAACTAAACGATATTTAGTCTCTTCATCACTGATCCTAAACATGTCGTACTTCGCAAAATAGGGATCTCCATTCACGTTCTTTAAATCAATGCGAAGCATGTAATCCTTTTGGTTAGTTAAGAGTGATATTTTGTCGTTGCCAAGCCAAAATTCCTTATTCAGGAAACCAAAGCCATCTCGGTATTCATCCCAGTCTCTGTAAAATTCTACGGAACCATCGAGCCGCCGCTGGAAGACCTGGTTTAgttgcaaaacaaaaacatgtcatATTTGGTTTGAACATAATGAACCATTTGTACGATGTACGGGTTTGATGTATCAGTGTGGTTAGTGTATAACGGTTCATCTTACGTTGAACAGATACGGTAGCCTGTGCACCATTTAGATTCTTCTTTTTCTAATGGCATACATTGGTATCATATCATTTATGCCCATATTGCGAACAGTAATATGGCTATAGAAACATTTTGAGGTTTCGAAAAACTGTCTCGCTACAAGAGAAAACAATTATACTTAGGATTATTAAAGGTTACTCGTGAAGTTATGTTAAGCGTTATAAGAAATACAAATCTAAGACGgtaaatttgaaactaagtAACGTTTTCCTGAGAATTATATCAAACTAAAAGATACGAATAAAGAATGCATGCCTTGTCGAACGAATCAGCACTGTAACACACAGAATCTGTATCAATGAATCGCTTCTACTGAACcaataaagtataaaatatcaaaatactgCAGCAGGCACGCTAAGTAGAAATGAAATAAGGctaatattatgttatgttcttACCGTCCAGCCTCCTCCGTCAATTGAGTTATTACAGTAAACTTGAAACGGTTCATTGGCTCCATCTGGCTTAATCAGATAAATTCCAGATTCAGAGGAACTCCCTTCACATTGGTCGTAAACTTCTTTACAATCTCGAGGATATTCTGGCTCTTGGTAGAAAAAGTAGGAGGAGTCTGAatgaataaaaaagtaaaaattgtaAGAAATGGATGCGATCAATTTTAAATTGAACTACAGAACTCGCTGTTCCGTTTACCGAACTCTCGATAAAAGTGAAAATGGTTTGcaaaaaagcaacaacaaatgTTTGTCAAAGTATTAAACATAAATCTTCCATGCATTTTCCTGCTTGGAAGAACACCATGAAAGTAAAAATCTTAAAATCATAAAAGTACGCAACAAATATATAGACAAATCTTAAATTGAAGTAGCAGAATACCTGAATAAATGTCTATTTAATTTAAAACGACAAATGTTGGCTTCTTTTTCACCGCCGCGAAAAACCTTAAAggctttcattttcttttttaaatttcccaGCCAGTATTAGGGGCGGGTTGCTTTCCCTTTTTTTAACACCTTTTTAGTTTTTTAAACTAAATTACAAAACCACGTCATTTGAGTACGCCTCTCTGCCAAGAAAGAATTATAACTTAAGGGTAggtttaattaatatatatacctatCACATCAAGAAACGTAAATATCAATGCATATTAACCAAAAATATGTGAACACCACAAAAGCAGATATCACCATCATTGTCACTTAAGATAATTTATATGACTGATTAATTTCGTTTCTGTAATACTGTTTTTGATGATAGAATTTTTGTTTACACACAGAATTGAATATTAAGTGAGatgaatactatatatgtatttattcacCGATGGCTACATCTATCATAATAGTTTCCTAAAGGCATGAAAACCAAATTAGAATTGAAAATTAAGATACATTCAAACCGAAATTTAAAATGAAgtaaactaataaaaaaaaatgaattttagtAGCTATGTTTGTTTTAAGATAAATAGACACCTCCTTTTTACTATAAGTATTTTGACTATAAGTTGTTTCCAGTCAACTTtaaaaacttaaattaaatttaataatccACAGTACGTCTTTATGTGAAGAAAgcatttaataaattttaaccAGTTGATTATGAAATACGGTAGTAGGTGCATATCTAATTACCACATCACGAAACAGCATATTAAACAAatgtatgtaaaaacaaaacagaaatcacaATAATTGTCTATaaaaatcaataatataaatgaCTAATTAAGTTAGATGAATCATATATATCAATGGGTACCTctaaattgaacaaaaaatgaaaattgcattCATACTTGTAATGTACTTCTTTAGAACATGTATTTTTTGTAAAAGATTCATGTTAAAGTTCCttgaaaaaagaaatgaataagaatgatattttttttttacctccaGTGCTCCTTTTGTTCCTCCCAGAATTTTCCTGTCCAACATTCTAAATGgagatatgaaaattaaaaatataaaagtcaACGAAGTCATTAAAAGGACATTCCGATAGCGGGAGGGACTCGTTTGTAAAGGGTACAATTCAGTTCCAACGCATTTTTAAGTTGCTGCTAATCTTTGGTTTAATTCCAATGAAGTATAATCAGGAATCATCAACTATGTCATTATTAGGTCATCTTAATCATTTCACTAATATAGAGGCATTTACTTTGACCCCACTCGTATGACAAGGTTTCTGTAATATTCGTACTAAGATCTTTCTCTTTTACTCAGATATTAGCTTCTTTGTAGGAAACATTACGGGAAATCAAGAGACACTATTCCAACACTCTCTTCCAACACAGTATAACTATTCAGTTTAAAACGTATATAGAACTTTAGTTAAGCCGTGACATatgttaatgaaaacaaaatgtgtttCTATCCCATACTGCGTTGTCGTTGTGTTTACTTCTTGGCATGGATGTTTGAAGACAaactttttaaaattattcttGAAACTATTTAGATGACAGAATGATTGAATAAAAAAGTTACACACTCAACGCTATTGTTATCCTGTTTCCCGCCCTTATACCGAATAACCAAGATAAAACAATTTATTAGACGTTTTAATTTTCGCGACGTGAAGTGAGAAAGTTATTTGATTCCTTCCCGTAGGAGAAGATATCAACATTGAATTCAATGAgcgttttgaaatgaattaatctaGAAAATACAAGGAAATTTGATAGCTTGAAACTGAGACAAACACACTGTTTTCTGGATGTttacaattttcataaatatctttcatattaatggtcaggtttgtgtatgtatatttaAACGGAAATACGACTATCATAGTGCTTAGCTGAAGTAATTATCTTTTAGTAAGATATTTAGGATTGATGAAAATATTACGAACTGACTTTCATGTACGTacaaataaaatttgaattatCTTAGTTAAATGAGTCGCGTTTTGGATCTCTTAGCCATTTCTGCATTCTGTCAtgcaattttgtttatttttataatttttattatcaGGAAAAGATCAATAAAGTGCACAGCTTCAACTTGAAACATAACTTACAATTGTTATAAAGCTTACTGATTTACCTAAAACAGTACTACCTATGGCGGGTACTCTCACCGTTTCTTTCTTTAAGGTTCTGTTTGCTTACTAAGTTGTATGATATTAATCTTATGGCACATATGATGtatttgttaaaaatattatataatacttATTAAACCTACCTCATAAACTAATACCACCGATAAAATTTATTACAATAGAAGCAATATGGAATGCATCATATTAATCAATGTTGTGTTGAGAAGTTAGAATACTTCAACGCACTGATCTAGACAACATTTTAGCATCAAGTGTGATATTCGCTTTTCCATGTTGTTCAAAACTTGTTATGGATTCCTCACTGCcttctccattttttttcaaatgtttccaaAGATAAATACTATTTGACTATTTTATATAGAAATAATTCCTTAACATAACTAACAGCGTTCCTCCAGCAGAATCTCTAATACCAAGCCTAATATAATCTAATAAATCGggaaatacatatttatttgagaGATATTTTACAGGCATTTATTACTTCATACGATGCAACAATGTTATTAAGGCTACTAAACCCTAATATGCTATATTAATCAAGAATCAATTTCTCATTCATAAACAAATTGTTCAGTTTTCCTTTATAGTAATACGGCATACTTTTCACGTTTATATTCAACACTACAACACAGTTTAAGGCAATGAGTGATTCTTGTCATTTGTTTAAACTGTAATTGAACTATTTTGATATTCCATCGCTATGTCGTCGATGTCATGCCAAGGAAAACATGCTCTAGGAACACGGGAGAGAACagtttattctttctttttattaaaaaaaataagtttctcggtaaaataaataaatttcagtGGTGCGTGTCCCAATTAgatatttacaattttgtgaACTTTAGTTGTTTGGTTTATGTACAGAGTTAAACAAGCCGAACCAACTTTCCTTGGTATGTTGGTCTGTGTTTATGGTAAGTTTAATTAATGAAGTATATGGCTAAAGTAATATAAAGTTATCGGTTTACATTATGTATTGGTACTTGGTAGATTCCCATTGGATATAATcgattcaaaatttaaataaagtgtTTGTGATTTATGAGtgtaatttataattttaagGCATCATTCCACAagatataatatgtatatatagaagTTAACGGATTGAGCTCTGAGTAGCTGTAAAGTACCCTACGTCTTATAATTCACCTTAGGTCAGATGAAATGtcaaatatgaataattaaactatgtttttttatgattttaaggCATCATTCCAAAATATGTAATTTGAATATAAAGAAGTTTGATTGATTGCTCTGagtttatgtacagtacactacatcTTATAATTCACCTTCGTTTAGattaaatgtcaaatatgaaGGTTTAAACTATGTTTGTGCTATAATATTAAAAGACTAGATTTGGCAGCAAAGTGCCAAGAGCGTTAACATTTgttaaaattgataatttatTGCTTTCATGTAAGTAATTCACAGTAAGTTGTAGACTGACAGTTAAGTATCAGGTTTTTATCTACTTTGATTTCTTTAATCGATTCCTTAATCaggttacttgttactttgaaAGGTATATTGAAAACACATTTGTCAAATGCGTATATTTCTTGGCGCGAAAATGGAGCATCTCCACCAAAGAATATAAGCAattaaaggttaggaactgatTACTGGTAAAAGCAACATTCATCATAACATGTACCTAATATTCGATAACAAATTTCGTCCAACAAAATATCTAATACATATCCAATGAATtgggaaataaatatttatttaaaggcCTTCATCTTTAAACATGATACAACGGTTACATGAAACATATACTGATGGATGATATTTTATTCAGTCTCCTGAAAAATAGTTTGATAGTCACTTGTAGAGATATCCTAAGTTCATTGTGTAAACTTGATGAAATAATACCGAAATGTTTTCCTTTTTACTTTTCAACTGCTATAAAAAGAAAGCCTATTTATGAAGATTACCTTGATGAGATCTCAAGGAAGGAACGCGCTCAAAACACAGGAGAAAACAAACTACAATGTCAATTGATATAAACAATGAGTCTTGCGGtagaataaatacatttctatcATAGTGGGTATCCTGAGTAGATATTCACAATTGCCAAAATCGTCAAGACAACTTTATTCTTTTTTGTCTACTTTTAATATGCTTTAGTCTTAAATGTAATTAAAGGAATATAAATTtgacttttgaaatatttggatcttattttcttgatatatagaaaataatcgTTTGAATCTTTCCTGCAACTtaagtttttatcattaatgagtattttttatttcagacTTCATTTAATCTAACTTAACTGATCCGTTGAtaagaaaatgtttagttttatCGATTGCTTCAAATAGTTCCTTTTATTGTTTCAATGCATTAAGTTATTGGCATTGCACTGTACCATGTATCTAGCAAGTCACCTTCCTTCATgtatttttaaaaatatatatttgaattaccAAAAATGGTTATTGGAACTATGTTTGTACTAAAGGATTGATGTACTAGCTTGGAAGCAAGGTAAAGGTGGCTTTAAGGAGATATTCCAAATAATCTTTGTTAAGGAATCCACAGTTATATCCTTACATATGATAATTATACTTACGTTTTTCTATATCGATAATTGTTATAGTTTATTTGTTATATTGGACGATATAATTAAATATCCGTTTGAAGCGTGATCGTTTCCACGATATATTGGCAAGTCATTGTCAATGTTAAATTGCCTATTGTATTCGTTAACAAAAGGAAATTCATATCGCTGTTTTAAGAAAATAACTGATATTTAAACTCCTTTTCAAATCAATCTTATTTATGATATGGTGTCATataattgattttattttattgcgtACATGAGGTAGATCACAATGCGAAatctaattatttttttttagaataagttcaagttatcaatattttacaaacagaCAAATACATCAATTGAACACCGACAATTAACTCAAACATCGTGGTAGAGAAATTGAAAAATCGTatttagtttaaaaattattgagttagaaatcaatttatcaaaattgaaTTTTCAACTTCAACTTATTAAATAAGTAGATTAAGTACAAACTAGCTAGATAGCAAAGATAGAAAATACATCATTTGAACACCAAATGTGAGCATGGTAACGAAAACTGGCACATTAATATTAAAGTTCGAAAACTATCAAATTAGAAATCACTGATCACACCTAAAATACAACTTCAACTTGAAtttgataaaagataaaagtaacTTACGGTTTCTGCCTGAAAAGCTGGAAGTTGAGAGAAGAGtcccaaaacacaaaatgtaagGATGAACTTCATCGCGACGATTTGTTCTGGTCTTAACGATCGCAAATCTCAAGAAGGAATGAAGTAAACTTTCTGGCAGCGAACCAGTTCAACCACTTTCTGAGCATACCCTGCGTACTATGACGTGGTTGTTAACACGTGTCACCGAAGAGCTGATTAaccatttacatttatattatttgttataaCCTGCATGATCACGTAAATAATAACACAAGCTAACAGTTTTTATATTGTCCCTTAAAGAGTAAAACTTATGACACTTACTAACTGTCCATTTTTATAGCTTTGATTGTATAGACGTAATGCGATGTTGCTTAAATGGTCACATCAGTTATAATACATTCATATGCAATCTCAAACCAATTCAAAATATCTCTTTCGATTACACAAATAATATCGCATACATATTACACTCAGCTAATTACCCTTACACCTATAAGTACCTCCGTAAGTTTCAGTCCTAACTTACTACTTTCAAATAACTGAATTCGTCTCCTGTAGCTTACCATCAACAGTAGTATGATGTTAAGGAACTGCTGTAAAGCCCCTTAAGCAGtgcaaaaaattcaaatatatatctacaatCAAGACTTAGGATACAATGTTACAGTATCAAACCTCCATATCTAGGGAAATAcgagttttttttatttacaaaatcgCACCTACGATCTTTGCAGGATACCATGTTTTTTATGAAAATACCCAGGATGCAAGTTtgcatgacgtcacacatgTACATCGGCAGGGTTAGACATGGCGCTATGCAGATTCTCTTGTAGTACCGCTACACAAAAAACAACGCTCGCGTTCGGTGTATGCCGAAACTGCTAAACTATTACTGATTTTCAAATTAATACAACGGTTGAATTGGACTTTATTATACAGAAATATAAAGAATAATAACTTAAGTCACCCTGTATACATCTTGCGTTCGATTTTGAGTAATGTATACAGACGagatgtagcctaggcctaactagtgTATCGTCCAATATCCACAATCGAAGTTCAGGTAACGagtatagttactatataacTTAGTCATAGTAACACTACTCGACATACTGTGACTGCGATCATCACT
This window of the Apostichopus japonicus isolate 1M-3 chromosome 9, ASM3797524v1, whole genome shotgun sequence genome carries:
- the LOC139973908 gene encoding fibrinogen-like protein A, whose protein sequence is MIDVAIDSSYFFYQEPEYPRDCKEVYDQCEGSSSESGIYLIKPDGANEPFQVYCNNSIDGGGWTVFQRRLDGSVEFYRDWDEYRDGFGFLNKEFWLGNDKISLLTNQKDYMLRIDLKNVNGDPYFAKYDMFRISDEETKYRLVGLGEYDSSSTTANDRMANHRNQTFTALDRDNDRHSSYNLAQYCHGAWWYGIYCYYYYANLNGLYTAGSTYYKSIFWYDLPGSSSNIKYAEMKIRPV